The following are from one region of the Paenibacillus sp. JZ16 genome:
- a CDS encoding ABC transporter substrate-binding protein, with product MKKKGWLTLLASLMLVFTAACGGSGGAKTPEGGTGTTSEGNGEAAPKQDTVVVWTYPVHGKYEDELKEHVADLKEKYPHITVQTEVLSWAEGPKKFDVALNAGNPPDLYFHAVDGAYVDTGLALELTPYITDEIKNDYLPGTLELGQIQGKQYGLPLYQSLWAWGGNKKILEEAGIDWKAIQENGWTWTEFKAAAEKLTKKLPNGNTQYALVTDGTSLDFMEMLTRSNGMPDVLNDKGEFQWNDERILDTMTFVSDLMKAGHLPAETAAITPAKRMDLFYAEEAAIVSKAIPYYDVMLQNRAKDIDSGTVQGAKIDFVLLPVPHNDGAERKTSMFGEGYVAFKQKKDKGEEHAKNTFLIMEGLSGAKAGNSANELVLPFVRKSQAEFYEGKGLGTESTIKAAEIFANFKEIPVTLNLDAEASGNQKKFKEQVVKPNIQALFSGEKTPEQIAQDFKDKGKQILGQ from the coding sequence ATGAAGAAAAAAGGTTGGCTTACATTGTTGGCTTCTTTAATGCTCGTGTTTACCGCAGCTTGCGGCGGTTCCGGCGGGGCGAAGACTCCGGAAGGCGGAACAGGAACCACTTCGGAAGGAAATGGTGAAGCCGCACCGAAGCAGGATACGGTTGTCGTCTGGACTTATCCGGTACATGGTAAATACGAAGATGAGTTGAAAGAGCATGTAGCGGATCTGAAAGAAAAATATCCGCATATTACGGTCCAAACCGAAGTGCTCTCCTGGGCTGAAGGTCCGAAGAAGTTCGACGTGGCCCTGAATGCCGGTAACCCGCCTGATCTTTACTTCCACGCGGTGGATGGCGCTTATGTAGATACAGGCCTGGCACTGGAACTGACCCCTTATATTACGGACGAGATCAAAAACGACTACCTGCCGGGAACGCTTGAGCTGGGTCAAATCCAGGGCAAGCAGTATGGGCTTCCGCTGTACCAATCCCTTTGGGCTTGGGGCGGCAACAAGAAGATCCTCGAAGAAGCGGGAATCGACTGGAAGGCCATTCAAGAGAACGGCTGGACCTGGACCGAGTTCAAGGCAGCTGCCGAGAAGTTGACCAAGAAGCTTCCTAATGGCAATACGCAATATGCGCTCGTAACGGACGGCACTTCGCTGGACTTCATGGAAATGCTGACGCGCAGCAACGGCATGCCGGACGTATTGAACGATAAAGGCGAGTTCCAATGGAACGACGAACGGATTCTGGATACGATGACCTTCGTGTCGGATCTGATGAAAGCCGGTCATCTGCCTGCCGAGACTGCCGCGATTACGCCGGCAAAACGGATGGACCTGTTCTACGCCGAGGAAGCCGCGATCGTGTCCAAGGCGATCCCTTACTATGACGTGATGCTGCAGAACCGTGCGAAGGATATCGACAGCGGTACGGTCCAAGGCGCGAAAATCGACTTCGTTCTGCTGCCGGTTCCGCATAATGACGGGGCTGAGCGGAAGACATCCATGTTTGGTGAAGGTTATGTAGCGTTCAAGCAGAAGAAGGATAAAGGCGAAGAGCATGCAAAGAACACATTCCTGATCATGGAAGGATTGAGCGGGGCGAAAGCCGGTAATTCCGCCAACGAATTGGTATTGCCTTTCGTACGTAAATCCCAGGCGGAGTTTTATGAAGGTAAAGGACTCGGTACGGAATCTACAATTAAGGCAGCGGAAATTTTCGCAAACTTCAAGGAAATTCCGGTGACTCTGAACCTTGATGCAGAAGCTTCAGGTAATCAGAAGAAGTTTAAGGAGCAAGTGGTGAAGCCGAATATCCAAGCGCTGTTCTCGGGTGAGAAGACGCCGGAGCAGATCGCACAAGACTTCAAGGACAAAGGCAAACAAATTTTA